The segment CTATAAACCACACTAATAGTAGTAGCTTTACCAACACCTTCAGCTCCTCCATTAGTTCTAAATCCATAGAAACAAGAAATCAAAATAACTTCAGCACCAAAAATAGTAGATTTTATTAAACTTCCAATAAAGTCCCCAAGCGAAATAACAGCAAT is part of the Brachyspira sp. SAP_772 genome and harbors:
- a CDS encoding ABC transporter permease encodes the protein IAVISLGDFIGSLIKSTIFGAEVILISCFYGFRTNGGAEGVGKATTISVVYSFMLILITDYLLVSILGMFGM